From the Anaeromyxobacter sp. genome, one window contains:
- a CDS encoding AgmX/PglI C-terminal domain-containing protein yields the protein MAAQQHKVLRIGVIQGGKIVEERIIPARQSITLGTSAKNTIVVPQSNLPASVTVFAWQGDRYHLWFEQGMDGRIQGPQGAADFGALVSQGLAKKEGRGHSVPVGEDQRGNVVIGEVKLLWQFVTPPPEAPRPVLPREAKGNHFKSMDRLFVTLLALSFLVHGGAYVALANTELPPEVTLEEIPDRYAKLLIPDRLPAPPVEAKEEAKAGSEEKKPDEGEAKKGEPKKGDKTAETAEQAAARKAARAAAVAKAVSSKGMLKVLGALGPGTGSGAVADVFGAGGGMTDVATALSGAGGVAVATDPAAGGGRKGGGQGGAASIGDLATSGGGAVGYGAKSEVRVSGSVAAEEAEVDSADIDQAKLAAFVRARMGLIKACYENALKRNPSLKGKISIRFTILETGGLADIQAALNSLGSPEVASCIMNTMRTWRTQFRPSGPVTVEYPFVFAPVN from the coding sequence ATGGCGGCTCAGCAGCACAAGGTGCTCAGGATCGGCGTGATCCAGGGCGGCAAGATCGTCGAGGAGCGCATCATCCCTGCGCGCCAGTCGATCACGCTCGGCACCTCGGCGAAGAACACCATCGTGGTCCCGCAGTCGAACCTGCCGGCCTCGGTGACGGTCTTCGCCTGGCAGGGCGACCGGTACCACCTGTGGTTCGAGCAGGGCATGGACGGCCGCATCCAGGGGCCGCAGGGCGCCGCCGACTTCGGGGCGCTGGTGTCCCAGGGGCTGGCCAAGAAGGAGGGGCGCGGCCACTCGGTGCCGGTCGGCGAGGACCAGCGCGGCAACGTGGTCATCGGCGAGGTGAAGCTGCTCTGGCAGTTCGTCACGCCGCCGCCCGAGGCGCCCAGGCCGGTGCTGCCCCGGGAGGCCAAGGGCAACCACTTCAAGAGCATGGATCGGCTCTTCGTCACGCTGCTGGCCCTCTCCTTCCTGGTGCACGGCGGCGCCTACGTGGCCCTGGCCAACACCGAGCTGCCGCCCGAGGTGACCCTGGAGGAGATCCCGGACCGCTACGCCAAGCTGCTCATCCCGGACCGCCTCCCGGCCCCGCCGGTGGAGGCCAAGGAGGAGGCCAAGGCGGGCTCCGAGGAGAAGAAGCCGGACGAGGGCGAGGCCAAGAAGGGCGAGCCCAAGAAGGGCGACAAGACCGCCGAGACGGCCGAGCAGGCGGCGGCCCGCAAGGCGGCCCGCGCCGCGGCGGTGGCCAAGGCCGTCTCCTCCAAGGGCATGCTCAAGGTGCTGGGCGCCCTCGGCCCTGGCACCGGCAGCGGCGCGGTGGCCGACGTCTTCGGCGCCGGCGGCGGCATGACCGACGTGGCCACGGCCCTCTCCGGCGCGGGCGGCGTGGCCGTGGCCACCGACCCGGCCGCCGGCGGCGGGCGGAAGGGCGGCGGCCAGGGCGGCGCGGCCTCCATCGGCGACCTGGCCACCAGCGGCGGCGGCGCGGTGGGCTACGGCGCCAAGAGCGAGGTGCGGGTCTCCGGCTCGGTGGCCGCCGAGGAGGCCGAGGTGGACTCGGCCGACATCGACCAGGCCAAGCTGGCGGCCTTCGTGCGGGCGCGCATGGGGCTCATCAAGGCCTGCTACGAGAACGCCCTGAAGCGGAACCCCTCCCTCAAGGGCAAGATCAGCATCCGCTTCACCATCCTGGAGACCGGCGGCCTGGCCGACATCCAGGCCGCGCTCAACAGCCTCGGCTCGCCCGAGGTGGCCTCGTGCATCATGAACACCATGCGCACCTGGCGCACCCAGTTCCGGCCCTCCGGCCCGGTGACGGTGGAGTACCCCTTCGTCTTCGCCCCGGTGAACTGA
- a CDS encoding tetratricopeptide repeat protein codes for MTPRATTPATLLAALVLPALLAGCAAAQKPATSAAAPAPDTTPQASAVEVPAGDAAAPDAAPAARAKATPEAAGRARLRFEEGVRLQAAGNLGAAVAAFEDAAASDPDLAWASFDAGLLRERQGDDAGAIRAYERALEARPDLSQAAQNLVRVWLRQGRRDEAERELRARLAVADGVALRVGLAEVLLAAGSLDAAEAECRAALKADEKNVPAMVVLATTYSQKKRYELARMVLENARQVDAGDPAVWNRLGFVELALGNRVQSIEHFKTAAALRPDYPEAHANYGAMLADADDFAGAAQELEVAVRYAPRAAGAWLVLGNAYRGLLQFEKSEQAYRKALELDPALNDATFNLAILHLDVEKPGLPTLARLEAGLAWFDTFEKQGGVEPRVAGYRKDAAREIDREKKRLAREEKDRVRKEAEARRKVEEEQRLAAEARAAAEATLAAEAAAAQAAADAAAAQAAAKAAAAPPASPGDAGTPPATPPAAAPAAPEPAAPAAQEPAAPEPTPAPPAGEVAPPAPAGVGTTPPADPTPPGPSTGKLGEERGDK; via the coding sequence GTGACCCCTCGCGCCACCACCCCCGCCACCCTGCTCGCGGCGCTGGTCCTCCCGGCGCTGCTGGCCGGCTGCGCCGCGGCGCAGAAGCCCGCCACCTCCGCCGCCGCCCCCGCCCCGGACACCACCCCGCAGGCCAGCGCGGTCGAGGTCCCGGCCGGCGACGCCGCCGCGCCCGACGCCGCCCCGGCGGCCCGCGCCAAGGCCACCCCCGAGGCCGCCGGGCGGGCCCGCCTGCGCTTCGAGGAGGGCGTCCGCCTCCAGGCCGCCGGCAACCTGGGCGCCGCGGTGGCCGCCTTCGAGGACGCCGCCGCTTCCGACCCGGACCTGGCCTGGGCCTCCTTCGACGCCGGGCTGCTGCGGGAGCGGCAGGGCGACGACGCCGGCGCCATCCGGGCCTACGAGCGGGCCCTGGAGGCGAGGCCCGACCTCTCGCAGGCGGCCCAGAACCTGGTGCGGGTGTGGCTGCGGCAGGGGCGGCGCGACGAGGCGGAGCGCGAGCTGCGGGCCCGCCTGGCGGTGGCCGACGGCGTGGCGCTGCGCGTCGGCCTGGCCGAGGTGCTGCTGGCGGCCGGCTCGCTCGACGCGGCCGAGGCCGAGTGCCGCGCCGCCCTCAAGGCCGACGAGAAGAACGTGCCCGCCATGGTGGTGCTGGCCACCACCTACTCGCAGAAGAAGCGCTACGAGCTGGCCCGCATGGTGCTCGAGAACGCGCGGCAGGTGGACGCCGGCGACCCGGCCGTCTGGAACCGGCTGGGCTTCGTGGAGCTGGCCCTCGGCAACCGGGTGCAGTCCATCGAGCACTTCAAGACCGCCGCCGCCCTGCGCCCCGACTACCCGGAGGCCCACGCCAACTACGGCGCCATGCTGGCCGACGCCGACGACTTCGCCGGCGCGGCCCAGGAGCTGGAGGTGGCGGTGAGGTACGCGCCGCGCGCCGCCGGCGCCTGGCTGGTGCTGGGCAACGCCTACCGCGGCCTGCTGCAGTTCGAGAAGTCCGAGCAGGCCTACCGCAAGGCCCTGGAGCTGGACCCGGCGCTCAACGACGCCACCTTCAACCTGGCCATCCTGCACCTGGACGTGGAGAAGCCCGGCCTGCCCACGCTGGCGCGGCTGGAGGCCGGCCTGGCCTGGTTCGACACCTTCGAGAAGCAGGGCGGCGTCGAGCCCCGCGTGGCCGGCTACCGCAAGGACGCGGCGCGCGAGATCGACCGGGAGAAGAAGCGGCTGGCCCGCGAGGAGAAGGACCGCGTCCGCAAGGAGGCCGAGGCCAGGCGCAAGGTGGAGGAGGAGCAGCGCCTGGCGGCCGAGGCCCGGGCGGCCGCCGAGGCCACGCTGGCCGCCGAGGCGGCCGCGGCCCAGGCGGCGGCCGACGCCGCGGCGGCGCAGGCGGCCGCCAAGGCCGCGGCCGCGCCGCCCGCGTCCCCCGGGGACGCCGGCACGCCGCCGGCGACGCCCCCCGCGGCGGCGCCTGCCGCACCGGAGCCGGCCGCGCCTGCCGCACAGGAGCCGGCCGCGCCCGAGCCCACACCTGCACCACCCGCCGGCGAGGTGGCTCCGCCGGCGCCCGCGGGCGTGGGGACCACGCCTCCCGCCGACCCGACGCCGCCGGGGCCGTCCACCGGCAAGCTGGGTGAGGAAAGGGGTGACAAATGA
- a CDS encoding tetratricopeptide repeat protein has translation MRRAALILAALAPALALAAAPATGYTSCRQRAAGPAFEPLASRAAAPAAPDLGGRQAVAELEAAIRRFDEEGRAYRGEVQTLVQKQFDERRRFLADHYELAIGSLEVLERSEREAAIAHFEEFLARYPDDPQFTPDAMFRLAELYYEKANDDFRLATDGFREEARRAMAEGREPPPEPVKSYAPSIALYQRLLTGFPDYRFTHGITYLLAYCLGEMGQGQEAQLAYQALIERYPDSAFVPEAWVRLGDWHFDEVAADSLQKSAQAFSRMYAFPDHPLYARAIYKLGWTYYRMDQYQEAVESFTRLLDHYVAEARKTGEKPSGDVWPEAVQYTAISFADEKWGGVEKARAFYAAVGGRSYEAEIYARLGDVYFEETKYGLAVEAYQLVLQRDPLSPDAPRVQSKIVLAWSRDRRFDREADARQALVRAFAEGTPWWEANKGDPDLVAQVRELSEKSLLRAAAFHHAQAQQYKTETKLEAAVAEYRVAAQAYGDYLARFPHSKQAYELSYNYADCLYNALDFEKAARTYAAVRDDPADSRYQAEAALSAVISWEGEVTRLERAGLVPARAVLLSTDRAAKEEVKAEPIPDAQQSLVRESDTFQARVPGHEKAATIAYKAGEVFYKHNDFDEARCRFEEVVARYPDSEVAQFSANLIIESYLTMKDWKAVEEASARLQTLDVGKNAALNATLQKFKLGGRFNRAMQLMEAQQYEGAATLFIALVQEDPRHEFADKALYNAASCYEGARRFESALRMYERISVEYPASTLADEALFRVGFNAENTYDFDKAVERYRLLVDKYQTSKHRKDALYNQARALENLQRYDEAAAAFTRYAKAYPDADDAARTMFHAAMIYEKTQGWRQQVTALQDFDRRFGKTKEHELMVQSKLKAALAQRELKDEKAARAGYAATVAEFASRGLKPETSVRAAAAAAEARFRLAEVEFVKYDAITLPATTDAKKLKRALDAKFAEAKRVAPLYDEVGKYKRPDWILAAFYRKAFLLERLAQTIYDAPIPPEYKKAGMEEYLAAYQDGLAQFAQPYEDQAVAVYVQAIEAARKLHVKNEWTKKIGESLARFRPREYPVLKEAKARMVTEDLSPVAFADTVDGPTRRTPPPPQAEAPSEEAPAAPPPGAAAPPAPPAATKLGGGTDK, from the coding sequence GTGCGCCGCGCCGCCCTGATCCTCGCCGCCCTCGCGCCGGCCCTCGCGCTCGCCGCGGCCCCGGCCACCGGCTACACCTCGTGCCGCCAGCGCGCCGCTGGCCCGGCCTTCGAGCCCCTGGCGTCCCGCGCGGCCGCGCCGGCCGCCCCCGACCTCGGCGGCCGCCAGGCGGTGGCCGAGCTCGAGGCGGCCATCCGCCGCTTCGACGAGGAGGGGCGCGCCTACCGCGGCGAGGTGCAGACGCTGGTGCAGAAGCAGTTCGACGAGCGGCGCCGCTTCCTGGCGGACCACTACGAGCTGGCCATCGGCAGCCTGGAGGTGCTCGAGCGCAGCGAGCGCGAGGCCGCCATCGCGCACTTCGAGGAGTTCCTGGCGCGCTACCCGGACGACCCGCAGTTCACGCCGGACGCCATGTTCCGGCTGGCCGAGCTCTACTACGAGAAGGCCAACGACGACTTCCGCCTGGCCACCGACGGCTTCCGCGAGGAGGCCCGCCGCGCCATGGCCGAGGGGCGCGAGCCGCCCCCCGAGCCCGTCAAGAGCTACGCGCCCTCCATCGCGCTGTACCAGCGGCTCCTGACCGGCTTCCCGGACTACCGCTTCACCCACGGCATCACCTACCTGCTGGCCTACTGCCTGGGCGAGATGGGGCAGGGCCAGGAGGCGCAGCTGGCCTACCAGGCCCTCATCGAGCGCTACCCGGACAGCGCCTTCGTGCCCGAGGCCTGGGTGCGCCTGGGCGACTGGCACTTCGACGAGGTGGCGGCCGACTCGCTGCAGAAGTCGGCGCAGGCCTTCTCCAGGATGTACGCCTTCCCGGACCACCCGCTCTACGCCCGCGCCATCTACAAGCTGGGGTGGACCTACTACCGGATGGACCAGTACCAGGAGGCGGTGGAGTCGTTCACCCGGCTGCTCGACCACTACGTGGCCGAGGCCAGGAAGACCGGCGAGAAGCCCTCCGGCGACGTCTGGCCGGAGGCGGTGCAGTACACCGCCATCAGCTTCGCCGACGAGAAGTGGGGCGGCGTGGAGAAGGCCCGCGCCTTCTACGCGGCGGTGGGCGGCCGCAGCTACGAGGCCGAGATCTACGCCCGCCTGGGCGACGTCTACTTCGAGGAGACCAAGTACGGCCTGGCGGTCGAGGCCTACCAGCTGGTGCTGCAGCGCGACCCGCTCTCGCCCGACGCCCCGCGGGTCCAGTCCAAGATCGTGCTGGCCTGGTCGCGCGACCGGCGCTTCGACCGCGAGGCCGACGCGCGGCAGGCGCTGGTGCGGGCCTTCGCCGAGGGCACCCCCTGGTGGGAGGCCAACAAGGGCGATCCCGACCTGGTGGCGCAGGTGCGCGAGCTCTCCGAGAAGAGCCTGCTGCGGGCCGCCGCCTTCCACCACGCCCAGGCCCAGCAGTACAAGACCGAGACCAAGCTGGAGGCCGCCGTGGCCGAGTACCGCGTGGCGGCCCAGGCCTACGGCGACTACCTGGCCCGCTTCCCGCACTCCAAGCAGGCCTACGAGCTCTCCTACAACTACGCCGACTGCCTCTACAACGCGCTCGACTTCGAGAAGGCCGCCCGCACCTACGCGGCGGTGCGCGACGACCCGGCCGACTCCCGCTACCAGGCCGAGGCGGCCCTCTCGGCCGTCATCTCCTGGGAGGGCGAGGTGACGCGGCTGGAGCGCGCCGGCCTGGTGCCGGCCCGCGCCGTCCTGCTCTCCACCGACCGCGCCGCCAAGGAGGAGGTCAAGGCCGAGCCCATCCCGGACGCCCAGCAGAGCCTGGTGCGCGAGTCGGACACCTTCCAGGCGCGCGTGCCCGGCCACGAGAAGGCCGCCACCATCGCCTACAAGGCCGGCGAGGTCTTCTACAAGCACAACGACTTCGACGAGGCGCGCTGCCGCTTCGAGGAGGTGGTGGCCCGCTACCCCGACTCCGAGGTGGCCCAGTTCTCGGCCAACCTGATCATCGAGAGCTACCTCACCATGAAGGACTGGAAGGCGGTGGAGGAGGCCTCGGCCCGCCTGCAGACCCTGGACGTGGGCAAGAACGCCGCGCTCAACGCCACCCTGCAGAAGTTCAAGCTGGGCGGCCGCTTCAACCGCGCCATGCAGCTGATGGAGGCGCAGCAGTACGAGGGCGCCGCCACCCTCTTCATCGCCCTGGTGCAGGAGGACCCGCGCCACGAGTTCGCCGACAAGGCCCTCTACAACGCCGCCAGCTGCTACGAGGGGGCGCGCCGCTTCGAGTCGGCGCTGCGCATGTACGAGCGCATCAGCGTGGAGTACCCGGCCTCCACCCTGGCCGACGAGGCGCTCTTCCGGGTGGGCTTCAACGCCGAGAACACCTACGACTTCGACAAGGCGGTGGAGCGCTACCGGCTGCTGGTGGACAAGTACCAGACCTCCAAGCACCGCAAGGACGCCCTCTACAACCAGGCGCGCGCGCTGGAGAACCTGCAGCGCTACGACGAGGCGGCCGCGGCGTTCACCCGCTACGCCAAGGCCTACCCGGACGCCGACGACGCGGCCCGCACCATGTTCCACGCGGCCATGATCTACGAGAAGACCCAGGGCTGGCGGCAGCAGGTGACGGCGCTGCAGGACTTCGACCGCCGCTTCGGCAAGACCAAGGAGCACGAGCTCATGGTCCAGTCCAAGCTCAAGGCGGCCCTGGCCCAGCGCGAGCTGAAGGACGAGAAGGCGGCCCGCGCCGGCTACGCCGCCACGGTGGCCGAGTTCGCCAGCCGGGGCCTCAAGCCCGAGACCTCGGTGCGCGCCGCCGCCGCCGCCGCCGAGGCCCGCTTCCGGCTGGCCGAGGTGGAGTTCGTGAAGTACGACGCCATCACGCTGCCGGCCACCACCGACGCCAAGAAGCTGAAGCGGGCCCTGGACGCCAAGTTCGCCGAGGCCAAGCGGGTGGCCCCGCTCTACGACGAGGTGGGCAAGTACAAGCGCCCCGACTGGATCCTGGCGGCCTTCTACCGCAAGGCCTTCCTGCTGGAGCGGCTGGCCCAGACCATCTACGACGCCCCCATCCCGCCCGAGTACAAGAAGGCCGGCATGGAGGAGTACCTGGCCGCCTACCAGGACGGCCTGGCGCAGTTCGCCCAGCCCTACGAGGACCAGGCGGTGGCGGTCTACGTGCAGGCCATCGAGGCCGCCCGCAAGCTCCACGTCAAGAACGAGTGGACCAAGAAGATCGGCGAGTCGCTGGCCCGCTTCCGCCCGCGCGAGTACCCGGTGCTCAAGGAGGCCAAGGCCCGCATGGTCACCGAGGACCTCTCGCCGGTGGCCTTCGCCGACACCGTGGACGGGCCGACCCGCCGCACGCCGCCGCCCCCGCAGGCCGAGGCCCCGTCCGAGGAGGCCCCGGCCGCCCCGCCGCCCGGGGCCGCCGCCCCGCCGGCGCCGCCGGCCGCCACCAAGCTCGGCGGAGGGACGGACAAGTGA